A window of Auraticoccus monumenti contains these coding sequences:
- a CDS encoding acyltransferase family protein, whose product MSNRGPALEQAVAAPAARERAGWMDTLRGAAILLVILWHAPSVLRIHGFDVPGVLILLNETFAPYRMPVLMVLSGLLLQRSLNKPLGGYLLGKLRRILWPLLVWGMLNYALGDQETPVWSKVNWTTPYLWFLLYILLFYLVAPFLRPLPRWVPVLAPWVVSQLPGLTQDERRFMFLAGFFFLGALVAARDDLLQRVLAARATWLLALPVVAFSLLFVLLGPWRYYGVLAPFSVAGVLLAVKVARLPSVERLTGPLRFVGRHSIVYYCTHFPLLLALVWLAGRLALPATPAAALGVLVCLALGTLVARASTSPPVAWLFVAPWPQRSRAHLEAVDVPALRPGPGPAPSTAALTAVSAVALTGLLAVGIRFM is encoded by the coding sequence GTGTCGAACCGGGGACCGGCGCTCGAGCAGGCCGTGGCCGCTCCCGCCGCACGCGAGCGAGCCGGGTGGATGGACACGCTCCGCGGAGCGGCCATCCTCCTGGTGATCCTCTGGCACGCCCCCTCCGTCCTGAGGATCCACGGCTTCGACGTGCCCGGCGTCCTCATCCTGCTGAACGAGACCTTCGCCCCGTACCGGATGCCGGTGCTGATGGTCCTGTCCGGGCTGCTGCTGCAGCGGTCGCTGAACAAGCCGCTCGGGGGCTACCTGCTCGGCAAGCTCCGGCGCATCCTCTGGCCGCTGCTCGTCTGGGGGATGCTGAACTACGCTCTCGGTGACCAGGAGACACCGGTGTGGTCGAAGGTGAACTGGACCACGCCCTACCTCTGGTTCCTCCTGTACATCCTCCTCTTCTACCTCGTGGCCCCCTTCCTGCGTCCCCTGCCGCGGTGGGTGCCCGTGCTGGCCCCGTGGGTGGTCAGCCAGCTCCCCGGGCTGACCCAGGACGAGCGTCGCTTCATGTTCCTGGCCGGCTTCTTCTTCCTGGGTGCGCTGGTCGCCGCCCGTGACGATCTGCTGCAGCGGGTGCTGGCGGCCCGGGCGACGTGGCTGCTGGCCCTTCCTGTGGTGGCGTTCAGCCTGCTCTTCGTGCTGCTCGGGCCGTGGCGTTACTACGGGGTCCTGGCACCGTTCTCGGTCGCCGGCGTGCTGCTCGCCGTGAAGGTCGCCCGGCTCCCATCGGTCGAGCGGCTCACCGGTCCGCTGCGATTCGTCGGCCGGCACTCGATCGTGTACTACTGCACCCACTTCCCGCTGCTGCTCGCTCTGGTCTGGCTGGCGGGTCGGCTCGCCCTGCCCGCCACACCAGCGGCCGCCCTGGGGGTGCTCGTGTGCCTCGCGCTGGGCACGCTGGTGGCGCGGGCGTCGACGTCACCACCGGTGGCCTGGCTCTTCGTGGCTCCCTGGCCGCAGCGGTCCAGGGCGCACCTCGAGGCGGTCGACGTGCCCGCGCTACGCCCCGGCCCGGGTCCTGCGCCGAGCACCGCGGCGCTGACGGCCGTGTCGGCCGTCGCCCTCACGGGTCTGCTGGCCGTCGGCATCCGCTTCATGTGA
- a CDS encoding glycosyltransferase family 2 protein, protein MHATGGVGGEAEPSVLVAVPTYRREALLDRLLTEVLEQLGSHGGGGRVAVVDNDPGASAAAVAARHGVLHSHEPRPGIARVRQRALDLAGPDELLVMIDDDVEPEPGWLAELVSTWLAHRPTVVMGHVDYVWPEGSDPWLVAGGFFRRTRRPTGTSLPALATGNVLVDAAAVRSLGVRFDVTLGLAGGEDTAFGQAVLQAGGSVVACAESVVRDVVPAERATVAFVRQRTLAHGQARAHFELGQREGARLALARTAQVLGACARWAVFTAQHWWGRVRRDTRRDAVARRRAWFALGRLQGAFGRRGAEYARDTG, encoded by the coding sequence GTGCACGCGACCGGTGGTGTGGGTGGGGAGGCGGAGCCGTCCGTGCTGGTGGCGGTCCCGACCTACCGGCGCGAGGCGCTGCTGGACCGGCTGCTCACCGAGGTGCTCGAGCAGCTGGGCAGCCACGGCGGCGGTGGGCGGGTGGCAGTCGTGGACAACGACCCTGGTGCCTCGGCCGCCGCGGTGGCGGCGCGTCACGGTGTCCTCCACTCCCACGAGCCCCGGCCGGGGATCGCACGCGTCCGCCAGCGTGCGCTCGACCTGGCCGGCCCCGACGAGCTCCTCGTCATGATCGACGACGACGTGGAGCCCGAGCCCGGGTGGTTGGCCGAGCTGGTCAGCACCTGGCTGGCGCACCGGCCCACCGTCGTGATGGGTCACGTCGACTACGTCTGGCCGGAGGGGAGCGACCCCTGGCTCGTCGCCGGCGGCTTCTTCCGCCGGACCCGCCGACCGACGGGCACCTCCCTGCCGGCCCTGGCCACCGGGAACGTGCTGGTGGACGCCGCCGCGGTCCGCTCCCTGGGGGTGCGATTCGACGTGACGCTGGGTCTCGCCGGTGGCGAGGACACCGCGTTCGGCCAGGCGGTGCTGCAGGCCGGGGGATCGGTGGTGGCGTGCGCGGAGTCGGTGGTGCGGGACGTGGTGCCGGCCGAGCGCGCCACGGTGGCCTTCGTCCGGCAGCGGACGCTCGCGCACGGGCAGGCCCGGGCCCACTTCGAGCTGGGTCAGCGGGAGGGTGCGCGGCTGGCGCTGGCCCGCACCGCCCAGGTCCTGGGGGCCTGCGCCCGCTGGGCGGTGTTCACGGCCCAGCACTGGTGGGGCCGGGTCCGGCGGGACACCCGGCGCGACGCCGTCGCCCGACGTCGTGCGTGGTTCGCGCTCGGTCGGCTCCAGGGGGCCTTCGGGCGCCGCGGGGCTGAGTACGCCCGCGACACCGGCTGA
- a CDS encoding long-chain-fatty-acid--CoA ligase has protein sequence MTANIARWIDDRASTDPGLPAIRQGELLLGYGELADASARCATLLAGKGVRAGDRVALTMPNVAWFPVVYHAILRLGAVVVPMNPLLRSREIVHAWSDSGARVAVVFALFAEEAAAAAASTGTEVVVVAPGAFEDELAALEPTPGVVDREADDTAVILYTSGTTGTPKGAELTHDNLSTNVAAVVETLTHMTTEDVVFGGLPLFHSFGQTVGLNSAMQAGACLTLLPRFDGAEALEVVQRDRVTIFLGVPTMYTALLAVADKEGYDTSSLRLAISGGASLPLEVLNRVQRTFGFQLLEGYGLSETSPVASFNHPDAEARPGSIGTPIRGCEFRLVDEDGHDVAEGEVGEIAIRGENVMRGYWQDPEATAEMVRDGWFRSGDLARRDADGYYYIVDRVKDMILRNGFNVYPREVEEVLYSHPDVTEAAVFGVPHPEHGEEVAAKVTLREGATVTAEELREWVKAQVAPYKYPRTVSFGVLPKGPTGKILKREISVEE, from the coding sequence ATGACGGCCAACATCGCCCGCTGGATCGACGACCGCGCCTCCACCGACCCGGGGCTGCCGGCGATCCGGCAGGGCGAGCTGCTGCTCGGCTACGGCGAGCTGGCCGACGCCTCCGCCCGCTGCGCCACGCTGCTGGCCGGCAAGGGGGTGCGGGCGGGCGACCGGGTCGCGCTGACCATGCCCAACGTCGCCTGGTTCCCGGTGGTCTACCACGCCATCCTGCGGCTGGGGGCCGTGGTGGTGCCGATGAACCCGCTGCTGCGCTCCCGGGAGATCGTGCACGCCTGGAGCGACTCCGGGGCCCGGGTGGCGGTGGTGTTCGCGCTCTTCGCCGAGGAGGCGGCCGCCGCGGCGGCGAGCACCGGCACCGAGGTCGTGGTGGTCGCACCGGGCGCCTTCGAGGACGAGCTCGCCGCCCTTGAGCCCACCCCCGGCGTGGTCGACCGCGAGGCCGACGACACCGCGGTCATCCTCTACACCTCCGGCACCACCGGCACCCCCAAGGGCGCCGAGCTCACCCACGACAACCTCAGCACCAACGTCGCGGCGGTGGTCGAGACGCTGACCCACATGACCACCGAGGACGTGGTGTTCGGCGGGCTGCCGCTGTTCCACTCCTTCGGCCAGACCGTCGGGCTGAACTCCGCCATGCAGGCCGGCGCCTGCCTGACCCTGCTGCCGCGCTTCGACGGCGCCGAGGCGCTGGAGGTCGTGCAGCGCGACCGGGTCACCATCTTCCTCGGGGTGCCGACGATGTACACCGCGCTGCTCGCCGTCGCCGACAAGGAGGGCTACGACACCTCCTCGCTGCGGCTGGCCATCTCCGGCGGGGCGTCGCTGCCGCTGGAGGTGCTCAACCGGGTGCAGCGGACCTTCGGGTTCCAGCTGCTGGAGGGGTACGGGCTGTCCGAGACGTCCCCGGTGGCCTCCTTCAACCACCCCGACGCCGAGGCCCGGCCGGGATCCATCGGCACCCCGATCCGCGGCTGCGAGTTCCGGCTGGTCGACGAGGACGGCCACGACGTCGCCGAGGGCGAGGTGGGCGAGATCGCCATCCGCGGCGAGAACGTCATGCGCGGGTACTGGCAGGACCCGGAGGCCACCGCGGAGATGGTCCGCGACGGCTGGTTCCGCAGCGGGGACCTGGCCCGCCGCGACGCCGACGGCTACTACTACATCGTCGACCGGGTGAAGGACATGATCCTGCGCAACGGCTTCAACGTGTACCCCCGCGAGGTCGAGGAGGTGCTGTACAGCCACCCCGACGTGACCGAGGCCGCCGTCTTCGGCGTCCCGCACCCCGAGCACGGGGAGGAGGTCGCGGCGAAGGTCACCCTGCGCGAGGGGGCCACGGTGACGGCGGAGGAGCTGCGGGAGTGGGTGAAGGCGCAGGTGGCGCCGTACAAGTACCCGCGCACCGTGAGCTTCGGGGTGCTGCCGAAGGGGCCGACGGGGAAGATCCTGAAGCGGGAGATCAGCGTCGAGGAGTGA
- a CDS encoding phenylacetate--CoA ligase family protein, with protein sequence MDLAQAAFALKSHTVRRRVGALHAELLANQRLPRQQLDELTAERSAAIATFAARETGFYRDLYAEHGLSPRDLADLRDPAVWARLPVVNRTVVKQNTGRMTTSEASPRTTRPALTGGSTGEPLKVLHDARVPTLPLAWRMYGWWGVEPWDNLARFARWGFGRADAVKRAAAWWPSRQVYADASKIEADTLRALHDQMVATRPALLEGYVGALVEFADHVDAHGLQVPWLRAVATTAAPLTEEVRTRLEQVFRVPVYDEYRGSELGWMAGECSQQQGLHVFSDMRRIEVLDADDQPVPPGVVGDIVVTDLTNRVQPLIRYRLGDRGALTADLCPCGVTLPVMAKPEGRTTDVLRLPSGAALNHRLMAMFSQHSSSVKLFQIHQQADYSIVVRVVADETVPDARTHIEEAVQTLRQRVAGEAPVRLEYVGSLPYTRGKIKYVISDVAPADAS encoded by the coding sequence ATGGATCTGGCCCAGGCTGCCTTCGCCCTGAAGAGCCACACGGTGCGGAGGCGCGTGGGCGCACTGCACGCCGAGCTGCTGGCGAACCAGCGGCTGCCCCGCCAGCAGCTCGACGAGCTGACGGCGGAGCGCTCAGCGGCCATCGCCACCTTCGCGGCCCGGGAGACCGGCTTCTACCGTGACCTGTACGCCGAGCACGGGTTGTCGCCACGCGATCTCGCCGACCTGCGCGACCCGGCGGTGTGGGCCCGGCTCCCGGTGGTCAACCGGACGGTCGTGAAGCAGAACACGGGGCGGATGACGACCAGCGAGGCGTCGCCCCGCACCACCCGGCCGGCCCTCACCGGCGGCAGCACCGGGGAGCCGCTCAAGGTGCTGCACGACGCCCGCGTGCCCACCCTGCCCCTCGCCTGGCGGATGTACGGCTGGTGGGGGGTCGAGCCCTGGGACAACCTGGCGCGGTTCGCCCGCTGGGGCTTCGGGCGGGCCGACGCGGTCAAGCGGGCGGCGGCGTGGTGGCCGTCGCGGCAGGTGTACGCCGACGCGAGCAAGATCGAGGCCGACACCCTGAGGGCGCTGCACGACCAGATGGTGGCGACCCGTCCGGCCCTGCTGGAGGGGTACGTCGGCGCCCTGGTGGAGTTCGCGGACCACGTCGACGCGCACGGCCTGCAGGTGCCGTGGCTGAGGGCGGTGGCCACCACGGCCGCCCCGCTCACCGAGGAGGTCCGCACCCGGCTCGAGCAGGTCTTCCGCGTACCGGTGTACGACGAGTACCGGGGATCCGAGCTCGGCTGGATGGCGGGGGAGTGCTCCCAGCAGCAGGGGCTGCACGTGTTCTCCGACATGCGGCGCATCGAGGTGCTGGACGCCGACGACCAGCCCGTGCCGCCGGGGGTGGTGGGCGACATCGTCGTCACCGACCTCACCAACCGCGTCCAGCCGCTGATCCGCTACCGCCTGGGTGACCGTGGCGCGCTGACCGCCGACCTCTGCCCCTGCGGTGTCACCCTGCCGGTGATGGCCAAGCCGGAGGGGAGGACGACGGACGTCCTGCGGCTGCCGAGCGGCGCTGCTCTCAACCACCGGCTGATGGCCATGTTCAGCCAGCACTCGAGCAGCGTGAAGCTCTTCCAGATCCACCAGCAGGCGGACTACTCGATCGTGGTCCGCGTGGTCGCCGACGAGACCGTCCCGGACGCACGCACCCACATCGAGGAGGCGGTCCAGACGCTCCGGCAGCGGGTGGCCGGCGAGGCCCCGGTGCGGCTGGAGTACGTCGGGTCGCTGCCGTACACCCGCGGCAAGATCAAGTACGTCATCAGCGACGTCGCGCCGGCGGACGCGAGCTAG
- a CDS encoding metallophosphoesterase: MSVGRRHGRTKKKNIAGSGPTRGLDRGLRGVLAVALAVPLVGLGASTAQAAVGCDALTAEIQQASNPKLLSTLDTPWVSEADGAESRYGFTERHGVAYLGSLSPSGLVPIHRLYHPARADFTLAPRGAAVEALVAEGYRDQGVRFHALPQAGTDCVGVVRYAKGGHTRLAADTATQRELTAAGWVKGDTAFYAAPPAEAHEPPPTTGDSTFSLAVLPDTQAMTSRGDERFGNITSWLVENRSELDLRYVGHSGDVTNWGWLEPSQLDVAVDAMATVEEAGLPYVLTVGNHDTRAVGWNNVEGSTGYGGGAYMYNPECPERLGASQCRSDLLVRQTQEINGVFSADRFRNVGGVFEPNKVDNLWSTFEAGGKKFLVLNIELWPRKAAIEWADDVVASHPEYNVIVQTHHYLEGSGRIGQTNGGYGTTSPQYLWDNLIKKHPNIKMVFSGHTGTAASRTDVGAEGNTVYSFLQNSPGATNPVRLVEIDTEEGTLSSRIYSPDDDRTLTDFTVEYADVDFI, encoded by the coding sequence ATGAGTGTCGGACGCCGTCATGGTCGGACGAAGAAGAAGAACATCGCCGGCAGCGGGCCGACCCGTGGACTGGACCGGGGCCTGCGCGGCGTCCTGGCTGTCGCGCTGGCGGTGCCGCTGGTCGGGCTGGGTGCCTCGACGGCCCAGGCGGCGGTCGGGTGCGACGCACTGACCGCCGAGATCCAGCAGGCGAGCAACCCGAAGCTGCTCTCGACGCTGGATACCCCCTGGGTGTCCGAGGCCGACGGGGCCGAGAGCCGGTACGGGTTCACCGAGCGCCACGGGGTGGCCTACCTCGGCAGCCTGTCCCCGTCAGGACTCGTGCCCATCCACCGCCTCTACCACCCGGCCCGCGCCGACTTCACCCTCGCGCCCCGGGGCGCGGCGGTCGAGGCGCTCGTCGCCGAGGGCTACCGGGACCAGGGCGTGCGGTTCCACGCCCTGCCGCAGGCCGGCACCGACTGCGTGGGCGTGGTCCGGTACGCCAAGGGCGGGCACACCCGCCTGGCGGCCGACACCGCCACCCAGCGCGAGCTGACCGCCGCCGGCTGGGTCAAGGGCGACACCGCCTTCTACGCCGCTCCTCCCGCAGAGGCCCACGAGCCGCCGCCCACGACGGGCGACAGCACCTTCTCCCTGGCGGTGCTGCCGGACACGCAGGCGATGACGAGCCGTGGGGACGAGAGGTTCGGCAACATCACCAGCTGGCTGGTGGAGAACCGGAGCGAGCTGGACCTCAGGTACGTCGGTCACTCCGGGGACGTCACCAACTGGGGCTGGCTCGAGCCCAGCCAGCTTGATGTCGCGGTGGACGCCATGGCCACCGTCGAGGAGGCCGGGCTGCCGTACGTGCTGACCGTGGGCAACCACGACACCCGGGCCGTGGGGTGGAACAACGTCGAGGGCAGCACCGGCTACGGCGGCGGGGCGTACATGTACAACCCCGAGTGCCCGGAGCGGCTGGGCGCCAGCCAGTGCCGCAGCGACCTGCTCGTGCGCCAGACCCAGGAGATCAACGGCGTCTTCTCAGCCGATCGCTTCCGCAACGTGGGCGGGGTGTTCGAGCCGAACAAGGTGGACAACCTGTGGAGCACGTTCGAGGCCGGCGGCAAGAAGTTCCTGGTGCTCAACATCGAGCTGTGGCCCCGCAAGGCTGCGATCGAGTGGGCTGACGACGTCGTCGCCTCGCACCCTGAGTACAACGTCATCGTCCAGACCCACCACTACCTGGAGGGCAGCGGGAGGATCGGCCAGACCAACGGGGGATACGGCACCACGTCGCCGCAGTACCTGTGGGACAACCTGATCAAGAAGCACCCGAACATCAAGATGGTGTTCTCCGGGCACACGGGCACCGCCGCCAGCAGGACCGACGTCGGCGCCGAGGGCAACACGGTCTACTCGTTCCTGCAGAACTCCCCGGGTGCCACGAACCCCGTGCGGCTGGTGGAGATCGACACCGAGGAGGGGACGCTGTCCAGCCGGATCTACAGCCCGGACGACGACCGCACCCTGACCGACTTCACCGTCGAGTACGCGGACGTCGACTTCATCTGA
- a CDS encoding DUF1972 domain-containing protein, with protein sequence MIGTRGVPAHYGGFETAVEEVGRRLVERGHRVRVYCRRGNAEGDPTEHLGMELVTLPVVKRRSLETLAHTALSTAHLLRHRTDVAFVFNSANAPLLPLIRAARIPVATHVDGLEWKRAKWGPVGQRYYRLAERASVLLSDALIADAQGIADYYQDKFGALSDLISYGAPVLGEASSDRLPELGLQAQGYHLVVARMEPENHVHVIVEGYVQSSARRPLVVVGSAPYADEYIARTQQLAAGDDRVRFVGGVYDQELLDQLYAGALTYLHGHSVGGTNPSLLRAIGAGTATLAYDVNFNREVLREDGGYFGTAADLSGLLDRAEAEPAAMAVRGQRLAARARDYDWDDVAQAYESLATRLHRPRGR encoded by the coding sequence ATGATCGGGACGCGCGGCGTCCCCGCGCACTACGGCGGTTTCGAGACGGCCGTCGAGGAGGTGGGACGCCGCCTGGTGGAGCGCGGCCACCGGGTGCGCGTCTACTGCCGCCGGGGTAACGCGGAGGGGGACCCGACGGAGCACCTCGGCATGGAGCTGGTGACGCTGCCCGTGGTGAAGCGCCGCTCGCTCGAGACACTGGCGCACACCGCGCTGTCGACCGCCCACCTGCTCCGCCACCGCACCGACGTGGCGTTCGTCTTCAACAGCGCCAACGCGCCGCTGCTGCCGCTCATCCGGGCCGCGCGCATACCGGTGGCGACCCACGTCGACGGCCTGGAGTGGAAGCGGGCCAAGTGGGGCCCGGTGGGCCAGCGGTACTACCGCCTCGCCGAGCGCGCGTCCGTGCTGCTGTCCGACGCGCTCATCGCCGACGCACAGGGGATCGCTGACTACTACCAGGACAAATTCGGTGCCCTCTCGGACCTGATCAGCTACGGCGCCCCCGTCCTGGGCGAGGCCTCCTCCGACCGGCTGCCCGAGCTCGGACTGCAGGCGCAGGGCTACCACCTCGTGGTCGCGCGGATGGAGCCGGAGAACCACGTGCACGTCATCGTGGAGGGCTACGTCCAGAGCTCCGCCCGACGTCCCCTCGTGGTCGTCGGCTCGGCGCCGTACGCCGACGAGTACATCGCCCGCACCCAGCAGCTGGCCGCCGGGGACGACCGCGTCCGCTTCGTCGGGGGCGTGTACGACCAGGAGCTCCTCGACCAGCTGTACGCCGGCGCGCTGACCTACCTGCACGGCCACTCGGTGGGGGGTACCAACCCCTCGCTGCTGCGCGCGATCGGGGCGGGGACGGCGACGCTCGCCTACGACGTCAACTTCAACCGCGAGGTGCTCCGCGAGGACGGCGGGTACTTCGGGACCGCCGCCGACCTCAGCGGTCTGCTGGACCGGGCGGAGGCGGAGCCGGCGGCCATGGCGGTGCGGGGTCAGCGGCTGGCCGCGCGTGCGCGCGACTACGACTGGGACGACGTGGCCCAGGCCTACGAGTCCCTGGCCACCCGGCTGCACCGGCCACGCGGGCGGTGA
- a CDS encoding glyoxalase superfamily protein, whose amino-acid sequence MGAAVPVLRIFEEMLARDFYLGWLGFTEVFAHRFAPGLPLYLRVRRDDLLLDLSGHHGDGTPGTAVWVPVADLRALQGELLAEPFRGLRPGIEADSPGGPTMEVLDPFGSTLRFCQTAG is encoded by the coding sequence ATGGGTGCGGCCGTCCCGGTGCTGCGGATCTTCGAAGAGATGCTGGCCCGCGACTTCTACCTGGGTTGGCTGGGCTTCACCGAGGTTTTCGCCCACCGATTCGCACCCGGGCTCCCGCTCTACCTCCGCGTCCGCCGCGACGACCTCCTGCTCGACCTGTCCGGCCACCACGGCGACGGCACCCCCGGCACCGCGGTGTGGGTGCCGGTCGCCGACCTCCGCGCGCTGCAGGGCGAGTTGCTGGCCGAGCCCTTCCGCGGGCTCCGTCCGGGCATCGAGGCCGACTCCCCGGGCGGCCCGACGATGGAGGTCCTCGACCCCTTCGGCAGCACGCTGCGGTTCTGTCAGACCGCCGGCTGA